One window from the genome of Bdellovibrio sp. NC01 encodes:
- a CDS encoding Hsp20/alpha crystallin family protein, which translates to MANLPSLWKEHFSSSPFKEMSNFQNRIDRMMNELLELKGQSPSGTMDFSPSSEITEEENQYLLKVDLPGVKKEDVKVEVSGDTMTIKAERKTEKEEKSKKRFLSEISYGSYIRSFSLPQSIDEKKVDAKFENGVLQITIPKTETSKSKQISVH; encoded by the coding sequence ATGGCTAATTTACCATCATTGTGGAAGGAGCATTTTTCTTCCAGTCCATTTAAAGAAATGTCGAATTTTCAGAATCGTATTGATCGGATGATGAACGAACTGTTGGAGCTAAAGGGACAGTCTCCAAGTGGCACCATGGATTTTTCGCCTTCAAGTGAAATCACGGAAGAGGAAAATCAATATCTATTAAAAGTAGATCTTCCCGGAGTAAAAAAGGAAGACGTCAAGGTGGAGGTTTCTGGCGATACCATGACCATCAAAGCGGAAAGAAAAACTGAAAAAGAAGAGAAAAGTAAAAAAAGATTTTTATCTGAAATTTCTTATGGCTCTTACATTAGAAGTTTCAGTCTGCCACAGTCGATTGACGAAAAAAAAGTAGACGCGAAGTTCGAAAACGGTGTTTTGCAAATTACAATTCCAAAAACGGAAACTTCTAAATCTAAACAGATTTCCGTCCATTGA